One window from the genome of Kineococcus mangrovi encodes:
- a CDS encoding bifunctional aldolase/short-chain dehydrogenase: protein MSSTTHGAADGTVPALIARSNALGADPRFTNYAGGNTSAKGTATDPVTGRDVDLLWVKGSGGDLGTLTEGGLAVLRLDRVRALEHVYPGVEREDEMVAAFDFCLHGRGGAAPSIDTAMHALVDAAHVDHLHPDAGIALACAADGEKLTEQVFGDEVVWVPWRRPGFQLGLDIAAVKEANPAAVGAVLGGHGITAWGDTSEQCEQNSRWIIETAERFLARNSVPEPFGPVVPGFEPLPPAERRARAAALAPVLRGLASRDTPQVGRFDDTDAVLDFLSRAEHPRLAAQGTSCPDHFLRTKVRPLVLDLPPTAPLEDVQARLTQLHEAYRADYRAYYERHADADSPAMRGADPAIVLVPGVGMFSYGRDAQTARVAGEFYLNAINVMRGAEGVSRYAPIEESEKFRIEYWALEEAKLARMPAPRPLATRIALVTGAASGIGKAIAARLAAEGACVVVADLDLDKARAAAADLGPADVAVGVAVDVSNPDAVRAAVDEAVLAFGGLDLVVNNAGLSISKPLLETTERDWDLQHDVMAKGSFLVSQAAARVLIAQGLGGDVVYVASKNSVFAGPNNLAYSAVKADQAHQVRLLAAELGEHGIKVNGVNPDGVVRGSGIFAGGWGAQRAATYGIAEQDLGAFYAQRTLLKREVLPEHVANAVFVLTAGELSHTTGLHVPVDAGVPAAFLR, encoded by the coding sequence GTGAGCAGCACCACGCACGGCGCCGCGGACGGCACGGTCCCCGCCCTCATCGCCCGCTCCAACGCCCTCGGCGCGGACCCGCGGTTCACGAACTACGCCGGCGGCAACACCTCGGCCAAGGGCACCGCGACCGACCCCGTCACCGGGCGGGACGTCGACCTGCTGTGGGTCAAGGGGTCCGGCGGTGACCTGGGCACCCTCACCGAGGGGGGCCTGGCCGTCCTGCGCCTGGACCGCGTGCGGGCGCTGGAGCACGTCTACCCGGGGGTGGAGCGCGAGGACGAGATGGTCGCCGCGTTCGACTTCTGCCTGCACGGCAGGGGCGGGGCGGCGCCCTCGATCGACACCGCCATGCACGCCCTGGTCGACGCGGCGCACGTCGACCACCTGCACCCCGACGCCGGCATCGCCCTGGCCTGCGCCGCCGACGGCGAGAAGCTCACCGAGCAGGTGTTCGGCGACGAGGTCGTGTGGGTCCCCTGGCGCCGGCCCGGGTTCCAGCTCGGCCTCGACATCGCGGCCGTGAAGGAGGCCAACCCGGCTGCCGTCGGCGCGGTGCTGGGCGGGCACGGCATCACCGCCTGGGGTGACACCTCGGAGCAGTGCGAGCAGAACTCCCGGTGGATCATCGAGACCGCCGAACGGTTCCTCGCCCGGAACTCGGTGCCCGAACCCTTCGGGCCGGTCGTGCCCGGCTTCGAGCCCCTGCCCCCGGCCGAACGCCGCGCCCGCGCCGCCGCCCTGGCCCCCGTGCTGCGCGGCCTCGCCAGCCGGGACACCCCGCAGGTCGGTCGCTTCGACGACACCGACGCGGTGCTGGACTTCCTCTCCCGCGCCGAGCACCCCCGGCTGGCCGCCCAGGGCACCTCCTGCCCGGACCACTTCCTGCGCACCAAGGTCAGGCCCCTGGTCCTGGACCTGCCGCCCACCGCGCCCCTCGAGGACGTCCAGGCGCGCCTGACGCAGCTGCACGAGGCCTACCGCGCCGACTACCGCGCCTACTACGAACGCCACGCGGACGCGGACTCCCCCGCGATGCGCGGCGCGGACCCCGCGATCGTGCTGGTCCCCGGGGTCGGCATGTTCTCCTACGGCCGCGACGCGCAGACCGCTCGCGTGGCCGGGGAGTTCTACCTCAACGCGATCAACGTCATGCGCGGCGCCGAGGGCGTCTCGCGCTATGCACCCATCGAGGAGTCCGAGAAGTTTCGCATCGAGTACTGGGCGCTGGAGGAGGCCAAGCTCGCGCGGATGCCGGCACCCAGACCGCTGGCCACCCGGATCGCGCTGGTGACCGGCGCCGCCTCCGGCATCGGCAAGGCCATCGCCGCCCGCCTGGCCGCCGAGGGCGCCTGCGTCGTGGTCGCCGACCTCGACCTGGACAAGGCCCGGGCCGCCGCGGCGGACCTGGGACCGGCCGACGTCGCCGTGGGTGTCGCGGTCGACGTGTCGAACCCGGACGCGGTGCGCGCCGCCGTCGACGAGGCCGTCCTGGCCTTCGGCGGTCTGGACCTGGTGGTGAACAACGCGGGCCTGTCGATCTCCAAACCGCTGCTGGAGACGACCGAACGCGACTGGGACCTGCAGCACGACGTCATGGCGAAGGGGTCGTTCCTCGTCTCCCAGGCCGCCGCCCGCGTCCTCATCGCCCAGGGCCTGGGCGGGGACGTCGTCTACGTCGCCTCGAAGAACTCCGTGTTCGCCGGGCCGAACAACCTCGCCTACTCGGCGGTCAAGGCCGACCAGGCCCACCAGGTCCGGTTGCTGGCCGCCGAGCTCGGTGAGCACGGGATCAAGGTCAACGGCGTGAACCCCGACGGCGTCGTGCGCGGGTCGGGGATCTTCGCCGGGGGCTGGGGCGCACAGCGCGCCGCCACGTACGGGATCGCCGAGCAGGACCTCGGGGCGTTCTACGCCCAGCGCACCCTGCTCAAGCGGGAGGTCCTGCCCGAGCACGTCGCGAACGCCGTCTTCGTGCTCACCGCCGGGGAGCTGTCGCACACCACCGGTCTCCACGTCCCCGTCGACGCCGGCGTCCCCGCCGCGTTCCTGCGCTAG
- a CDS encoding NCS2 family permease, with protein sequence MAATSAPSALDRWFEISARGSTVGREVRGGLATFFTMAYIVVLNPLIIGTQPDSTGRYLGGGTAPDLAAVAAGTALVAGVVTLLMGAVANYPLALATGLGLNAFLAFGVASLPGMTWPDAMGLVVIEGLLILVLVLTGLREAVFRAVPPPLKTAISVGIGLFITIVGLVDAGFVRAGSGTPLELGIGGFLAGWPTLVFVVGLVLTLVLMARGVRGAILGGIVVATVLAVAVEAVAHLGPRTGADGSVADPRAWGLNVPALPGSWVDAPDFATLGHFSLLGSFERIGWVTVVLLVFTLLLADFFDTMGTVVAIGAEGDLLDENGNPPRMRRILVVDSLAAAAGGAGGVSSNTSFIESATGVGEGARTGLASVVTGVAFLLTTFLAPVVSIVPYEAATPALVVVGFLMMTQVKGIDWADFEIAVPAFLTIVLMPFTYSISAGIGAGFVAFVLLKVARGRARAVHPVMWVVAALFVVYFAIDPLKQVLGVA encoded by the coding sequence ATGGCCGCCACCTCCGCCCCGTCCGCGCTCGACCGCTGGTTCGAGATCAGTGCCCGTGGCTCGACGGTGGGCCGTGAGGTCCGCGGCGGGTTGGCCACCTTCTTCACGATGGCCTACATCGTCGTGCTGAACCCGCTCATCATCGGGACGCAGCCGGACAGCACGGGGCGCTACCTCGGCGGCGGGACCGCGCCCGACCTCGCGGCCGTGGCCGCGGGCACCGCGCTGGTCGCCGGGGTCGTCACCCTGCTCATGGGGGCCGTGGCGAACTACCCGCTGGCGCTGGCGACCGGTCTCGGGCTCAACGCCTTCCTCGCCTTCGGCGTCGCCTCGCTGCCCGGCATGACGTGGCCCGACGCGATGGGCCTGGTCGTCATCGAGGGGCTGCTGATCCTCGTGCTGGTCCTCACCGGGCTGCGCGAGGCCGTCTTCCGGGCGGTCCCGCCCCCGCTGAAGACGGCGATCAGCGTGGGCATCGGCCTGTTCATCACGATCGTCGGGCTCGTCGACGCCGGCTTCGTCCGCGCGGGCAGCGGGACCCCCCTCGAACTCGGCATCGGCGGGTTCCTCGCCGGCTGGCCCACGCTCGTCTTCGTCGTCGGCCTCGTGCTCACGCTCGTCCTCATGGCGCGCGGGGTCCGCGGGGCCATCCTCGGCGGCATCGTCGTCGCCACCGTCCTGGCCGTCGCCGTCGAGGCCGTCGCCCACCTCGGCCCGCGCACCGGCGCCGACGGGTCCGTGGCCGACCCCCGGGCCTGGGGCCTGAACGTGCCGGCGCTGCCGGGCTCGTGGGTCGACGCCCCGGACTTCGCGACGCTGGGCCACTTCTCGCTGCTGGGTTCCTTCGAGCGCATCGGCTGGGTGACCGTCGTCCTGCTCGTCTTCACGCTGCTGCTCGCGGACTTCTTCGACACCATGGGGACCGTCGTGGCGATCGGGGCCGAGGGCGACCTGCTCGACGAGAACGGCAACCCGCCCCGGATGCGGCGCATCCTCGTCGTGGACTCCCTGGCCGCGGCCGCCGGTGGCGCGGGCGGGGTCTCGAGCAACACGAGCTTCATCGAGTCGGCCACGGGCGTGGGCGAGGGGGCGCGCACGGGTCTGGCCAGCGTCGTCACCGGTGTCGCGTTCCTGCTGACGACGTTCCTGGCCCCGGTCGTGTCGATCGTCCCCTACGAGGCCGCCACCCCCGCGCTGGTCGTCGTCGGCTTCCTCATGATGACCCAGGTCAAGGGCATCGACTGGGCCGACTTCGAGATCGCGGTCCCGGCGTTCCTGACGATCGTGCTCATGCCGTTCACGTACTCGATCAGCGCGGGCATCGGGGCCGGGTTCGTCGCCTTCGTCCTGCTGAAGGTGGCGCGCGGGCGGGCCCGGGCCGTGCACCCGGTGATGTGGGTCGTCGCGGCGCTGTTCGTCGTCTACTTCGCGATCGACCCGCTCAAGCAGGTCCTGGGCGTGGCCTGA
- a CDS encoding ABC transporter substrate-binding protein, whose product MTHEESRARPLRRALTLAALLALTPLTACSAGSLGSSGGSSDGATEITWLTGSDETAQANARAVVDAFQAAHPDIKVTIEGRPAGTEGDNLIKTRLQTGSMNDVFDYNSGSLFQQIAPNRNLVPISDEPYVDSLDDTFKEQVTSDGAEYGVPYGTAFGGGVMYNRDVYSRLGLQVPTTWAQFVSNAEAIKAAGVAPVIQTYGETWTSQLFVLGDFHNVAAEKPNWAADYTANKAKYANDPVAIRGFEHLQEVHDKGLENASYASDELADGMRQLAAGEGAMYPILSNQILTLTTAAPEAAQSVGFFALPGDDAATNGLTAWYPNAVYIPKTTEGDELEASKELLSFIASPDGCDALSQASPPTGPYLVDGCELPSDVPQVTKDVQAYFDDEKQSPALEFLSPVKGPNLEQLTVEVGSGIRSAADAAAVYDQDVQKQAQQLGLDGW is encoded by the coding sequence ATGACGCACGAAGAATCCCGGGCTCGCCCCCTGCGCCGTGCCCTCACCCTGGCCGCCCTGCTGGCGCTGACGCCCCTGACCGCCTGCAGCGCGGGGAGCCTCGGGTCCTCCGGGGGCTCCTCCGACGGGGCGACCGAGATCACCTGGCTCACCGGCAGCGACGAGACGGCCCAGGCCAACGCCCGGGCCGTCGTCGACGCCTTCCAGGCCGCCCACCCCGACATCAAGGTGACCATCGAGGGCCGGCCCGCCGGGACGGAGGGGGACAACCTCATCAAGACCCGGCTGCAGACCGGTTCGATGAACGACGTCTTCGACTACAACTCGGGCTCGCTGTTCCAGCAGATCGCCCCGAACCGCAACCTCGTCCCGATCAGCGACGAGCCGTACGTGGACAGCCTCGACGACACGTTCAAGGAACAGGTCACCTCCGACGGTGCCGAGTACGGCGTGCCGTACGGCACCGCCTTCGGCGGTGGGGTGATGTACAACCGCGACGTCTACTCGCGACTGGGTCTGCAGGTCCCCACGACGTGGGCGCAGTTCGTCTCCAACGCCGAGGCCATCAAGGCCGCCGGCGTCGCCCCGGTCATCCAGACCTACGGCGAGACGTGGACCTCCCAGCTGTTCGTCCTGGGCGACTTCCACAACGTCGCGGCCGAGAAGCCGAACTGGGCCGCGGACTACACGGCGAACAAGGCCAAGTACGCGAACGACCCCGTCGCCATCCGCGGTTTCGAGCACTTGCAGGAAGTCCACGACAAGGGGCTCGAGAACGCCTCCTACGCCTCGGACGAGCTGGCGGACGGGATGCGGCAGCTGGCCGCGGGGGAGGGGGCGATGTACCCGATCCTGTCGAACCAGATCCTCACCCTCACCACCGCGGCCCCGGAAGCAGCCCAGAGCGTGGGCTTCTTCGCCCTGCCGGGAGACGACGCCGCCACCAACGGACTCACGGCCTGGTACCCGAACGCCGTGTACATCCCCAAGACGACCGAGGGCGACGAGCTCGAGGCGTCCAAGGAGCTGCTGTCCTTCATCGCCAGTCCCGACGGGTGCGACGCGCTCAGCCAGGCCTCCCCTCCCACCGGCCCCTACCTCGTCGACGGTTGTGAACTGCCCTCCGACGTCCCCCAGGTGACGAAGGACGTCCAGGCCTACTTCGACGACGAGAAGCAGTCGCCCGCCCTGGAGTTCCTCTCTCCCGTCAAGGGCCCGAACCTGGAGCAGCTGACCGTCGAGGTCGGCTCGGGCATCCGCTCCGCGGCCGACGCGGCCGCCGTCTACGACCAGGACGTGCAGAAGCAGGCCCAGCAACTGGGCCTGGACGGTTGGTGA
- the rhaI gene encoding L-rhamnose isomerase: MTSDQVLTALREQNIELPSWAFGNSGTRFKVFGTPGTPRDPFEKVSDAAQVHRYTGAAPRVSLHIPWDLVEDYGKLAAHAADLGVTIGTINANLFQDDDYKFGSLTNPDPRVRAKAVAHHAECVDVMRATGSKELKLWLPDGTNYPGQDDLRERQDRLAESLQQVYGLLDDDMRLVLEYKFFEPAFYSTDVPDWGTSLLHCLALGDRAKVVLDTGHHAPGTNIEFIVVQLLRAGRLGAFDFNSRFYADDDLMAGAADPFQLFRVMHEIVGAGALAPGTPSDPGWDPAGPGVNFMLDQCHNVEDKIPGQIRSVTNVQQATAKALLVDRDALRVAQRAGDVLGANDVLMDAYHTDVRPLLAELRESQGLDPDPMAAFKASGYLQRTADERIGGTQAGWGA, from the coding sequence ATGACCAGCGACCAAGTGCTGACAGCGCTGCGCGAGCAGAACATCGAGCTGCCCTCGTGGGCGTTCGGCAACTCCGGCACCCGGTTCAAGGTGTTCGGCACCCCCGGGACCCCCCGGGACCCGTTCGAGAAGGTCAGCGACGCCGCGCAGGTGCACCGGTACACCGGGGCGGCCCCCCGCGTCTCGCTGCACATCCCCTGGGACCTGGTCGAGGACTACGGCAAGCTGGCCGCCCACGCCGCCGACCTCGGCGTCACCATCGGCACGATCAACGCCAACCTCTTCCAGGACGACGACTACAAGTTCGGTTCCCTGACCAACCCCGACCCCCGCGTGCGCGCCAAGGCCGTCGCCCACCACGCCGAGTGCGTCGACGTCATGCGCGCCACCGGCTCCAAGGAGCTCAAGCTCTGGCTGCCCGACGGCACCAACTACCCCGGCCAGGACGACCTGCGCGAACGGCAGGACCGGCTCGCCGAGTCCCTGCAGCAGGTCTACGGGCTGCTGGACGACGACATGCGCCTGGTGCTGGAGTACAAGTTCTTCGAGCCGGCGTTCTACTCCACCGACGTGCCGGACTGGGGCACCTCGCTGCTGCACTGCCTCGCGCTGGGCGACCGGGCCAAGGTCGTCCTGGACACCGGTCACCACGCCCCGGGTACGAACATCGAGTTCATCGTCGTGCAGCTGCTGCGCGCCGGGCGACTGGGGGCCTTCGACTTCAACTCCCGGTTCTACGCGGACGACGACCTCATGGCCGGGGCGGCCGACCCGTTCCAGCTGTTCCGGGTCATGCACGAGATCGTCGGCGCGGGAGCCCTGGCACCGGGCACGCCGTCCGACCCCGGGTGGGACCCGGCCGGTCCGGGGGTGAACTTCATGCTCGACCAGTGCCACAACGTCGAGGACAAGATCCCCGGGCAGATCCGCTCGGTGACCAACGTCCAGCAGGCCACCGCCAAGGCGCTGCTGGTGGACCGCGACGCGCTGCGGGTCGCACAGCGCGCCGGGGACGTCCTGGGCGCCAACGACGTCCTCATGGACGCCTACCACACCGACGTCCGCCCGCTCCTGGCCGAACTGCGCGAGAGCCAGGGCCTGGACCCCGACCCGATGGCCGCGTTCAAGGCGTCGGGTTACCTGCAGCGCACCGCGGACGAACGCATCGGCGGGACCCAGGCGGGGTGGGGCGCGTGA
- a CDS encoding alpha-hydroxy acid oxidase translates to MKRQTPNPRELLDLVGFKKPQLDGRKRRLEAALTIEDLRVIAKRRTPRAAFDYTDGSAEGEISLARARQAFRDVEFHPSILHDVSEVDTSTTIWGGPSALPFGIAPTGFTRLMQTEGEEAGAGAAGAAGIPFTLSTLGTTTIEGVQAANPTGRNWFQLYVMRKREISYGLVERAAAAGFDTLMFTVDTPVAGARLRDKRNGFSIPPQLTVSTVLDTATRPGWWFDFLTTRKLEFASLTETGGTVGELLDYAMDPSIDYDDLAEIRAMWPGKLVVKGVQNVEDSRRLADLGVDGIVLSNHGGRQLDRAPIPFHLLPQVVREVGRDTEVAVDTGIMNGADVVASIAMGARFTLVGRAYLYGLMAGGRAGVDRAIAILADQVARTMRLLQVTSVQELTPAHVTQLQRLAPRPLGG, encoded by the coding sequence GTGAAGCGCCAGACCCCGAACCCCCGCGAGCTCCTGGACCTCGTCGGGTTCAAGAAGCCGCAGCTGGACGGCCGCAAGCGTCGCCTGGAGGCCGCCCTCACCATCGAGGACCTGCGCGTCATCGCCAAGCGCCGCACCCCGCGGGCCGCCTTCGACTACACCGACGGCTCGGCCGAGGGCGAGATCTCCCTGGCCCGGGCCCGGCAGGCCTTCCGCGACGTGGAGTTCCACCCCTCGATCCTGCACGACGTGTCGGAGGTCGACACGTCCACGACGATCTGGGGCGGCCCGTCGGCGCTGCCGTTCGGCATCGCGCCCACCGGCTTCACCCGGCTCATGCAGACCGAGGGCGAGGAGGCCGGTGCGGGCGCCGCCGGCGCCGCGGGCATCCCCTTCACGTTGTCCACGCTCGGCACGACGACCATCGAGGGCGTCCAGGCGGCCAACCCGACGGGCCGGAACTGGTTCCAGCTCTACGTCATGCGCAAGCGGGAGATCTCCTACGGCCTCGTCGAGCGCGCCGCGGCCGCCGGGTTCGACACCCTCATGTTCACCGTCGACACCCCCGTGGCCGGCGCCCGCCTGCGGGACAAGCGCAACGGGTTCTCCATCCCCCCGCAGCTGACCGTCTCCACCGTCCTGGACACCGCCACCCGGCCCGGCTGGTGGTTCGACTTCCTCACCACCCGCAAGCTGGAGTTCGCCTCCCTCACCGAGACCGGTGGCACCGTGGGCGAACTGCTCGACTACGCGATGGACCCCTCCATCGACTACGACGACCTCGCCGAGATCCGCGCCATGTGGCCGGGCAAGCTCGTCGTCAAGGGCGTCCAGAACGTCGAGGACTCCCGGCGCCTGGCCGACCTCGGCGTCGACGGGATCGTCCTGTCCAACCACGGCGGACGGCAGCTGGACCGCGCCCCCATCCCGTTCCACCTGCTGCCGCAGGTCGTCCGCGAGGTCGGTCGCGACACCGAGGTCGCCGTGGACACCGGGATCATGAACGGGGCCGACGTCGTCGCCTCCATCGCGATGGGCGCCCGGTTCACCCTCGTCGGACGCGCCTACCTGTACGGCCTCATGGCCGGCGGCCGCGCCGGGGTCGACCGCGCCATCGCGATCCTGGCCGACCAGGTCGCCCGCACCATGCGGCTGCTGCAGGTGACGAGCGTGCAGGAGCTGACCCCGGCGCACGTCACCCAGCTCCAGCGGCTCGCCCCCCGCCCCCTCGGGGGGTGA
- a CDS encoding ROK family transcriptional regulator — MRRGANLPWVGDYNQAVVLEGIRRHPGTSRTELAAASGLTLQTVSNIVRRLLDRELVQEGGVPARLRGAGKPRTALSVRPGQALAVGVQFEREHVDAVLLDLAGDVLDSCREQLSDGPATSLHPSPVHATRAVRSLVDGSGNAAAVLGVGVAVPGPLDFTGPVRSSAINLPGWRGVAIADLLAASTGLPVLVENDATAAVGDLWRSPLVGRSFLHLHVGAGIGGGLVVRDEVLRGESGNAGEVGHLVVDPAGPVCTCGAAGCLEAVAAPTAVVRRYVERVGAPRARRAGLVLAEHTVLDDHDRLELLAREGDAAAEAELERAAAALARAVLGVVNVVDVSEVVLGGGGLRRTGERVREAVRRGLAVAMTREVHPVQVRLGEAGELAGALGAASAVLHEALSSTWVGVHGPAREVVISPVAPVH, encoded by the coding sequence GTGCGACGAGGCGCGAACCTGCCGTGGGTGGGGGACTACAACCAAGCCGTGGTGCTCGAAGGCATCCGGCGCCACCCGGGCACGTCCCGGACCGAGCTCGCGGCGGCCAGCGGGCTGACGTTGCAGACGGTGTCGAACATCGTGCGCCGGTTGCTCGACCGCGAGCTCGTGCAGGAGGGCGGGGTGCCGGCCCGGCTCCGGGGTGCGGGCAAACCACGCACCGCGTTGTCCGTCCGCCCCGGGCAGGCCCTGGCGGTGGGGGTGCAGTTCGAGCGCGAGCACGTCGACGCCGTCCTGCTGGACCTCGCCGGTGACGTGCTCGACAGTTGTCGAGAACAACTGTCGGACGGTCCCGCGACCTCGCTGCACCCGTCCCCGGTCCACGCGACGCGCGCCGTCCGCTCGCTGGTGGACGGCAGCGGCAACGCGGCGGCCGTGCTCGGGGTGGGGGTGGCCGTCCCCGGGCCGCTGGACTTCACCGGTCCGGTCCGCAGCTCGGCGATCAACCTGCCCGGCTGGCGGGGGGTGGCGATCGCCGACCTGCTGGCCGCCTCGACGGGGCTGCCGGTCCTGGTGGAGAACGACGCCACCGCCGCCGTCGGTGACCTGTGGCGTTCCCCGCTCGTGGGCCGCAGCTTCCTGCACCTGCACGTCGGGGCCGGGATCGGCGGGGGCCTCGTCGTGCGCGACGAGGTCCTGCGCGGGGAGTCGGGGAACGCGGGGGAGGTCGGGCACCTCGTCGTCGACCCCGCCGGGCCCGTCTGCACGTGCGGGGCGGCCGGGTGCCTGGAGGCCGTGGCCGCCCCCACCGCCGTCGTCCGCCGGTACGTCGAGCGGGTCGGGGCGCCCAGGGCCCGGCGTGCGGGCCTGGTGCTGGCCGAGCACACCGTCCTCGACGACCACGACCGGCTGGAACTGCTGGCCCGGGAGGGTGACGCCGCGGCCGAGGCCGAGCTGGAGCGGGCCGCCGCGGCCCTCGCCCGCGCCGTGCTCGGGGTCGTCAACGTGGTGGACGTCAGCGAGGTCGTGCTCGGGGGCGGGGGGTTGCGGCGCACGGGCGAGCGGGTCCGCGAGGCCGTGCGCCGGGGGCTGGCCGTCGCGATGACGCGGGAGGTGCACCCTGTGCAGGTGCGCCTGGGGGAGGCCGGCGAACTGGCCGGTGCCCTGGGGGCGGCCAGCGCCGTGCTGCACGAGGCGCTGTCCTCGACCTGGGTGGGGGTCCACGGCCCGGCCCGCGAGGTCGTCATCTCCCCGGTGGCGCCGGTGCACTGA
- a CDS encoding rhamnulokinase, which translates to MSVHVAVDLGASSGRVMVGTAGPGVLALEEVHRFGNGPVPVAGSWFTDAVGLWQQVRTGLRAVARCTSQATSVAVDTWAVDYGLLAADGTLLGTPRHYRDGRTGGVAERVHARVPALDLYRRNGLQHLPFTTLYQLVAEGRLLELTDRLLLLPDLFGHWLADVRGAEATNASTTGMADVRTGRWAPDLVELAGIRPALLPDVHDPGTVLGGLRREVLDDSGLGAGTRLVAVGSHDTASAVVAVPAQDEAFAYVACGTWGLVGVELEEPVLSADSFAANFTNERGVDDRIRYLRNVMGLWVLQQCVAEWEAEPGQHGPVDLGALLAAAGEVPAGGPLVDVDDPRLLPPGPMADRVRTLVEESGRRPPAERAEVVRCVLESLAAAFARSVADAVRLSGRDVRVVHLVGGGARNGLLCRLTADACGLPVVAGPVEATALGNVLVQARAAGDLPGSLETLRALVRHTADLVTIAPRTSPEPQHT; encoded by the coding sequence ATGTCCGTCCACGTCGCGGTGGACCTGGGAGCCTCCAGCGGCCGGGTCATGGTCGGTACCGCGGGCCCGGGGGTCTTGGCGCTGGAGGAGGTGCACCGGTTCGGCAACGGACCGGTCCCGGTGGCCGGGTCGTGGTTCACCGACGCCGTCGGGCTGTGGCAGCAGGTCCGCACGGGGCTGCGGGCCGTCGCGCGGTGCACCTCGCAGGCCACCTCGGTCGCGGTCGACACCTGGGCCGTCGACTACGGGCTGCTCGCGGCCGACGGGACGCTGCTGGGGACGCCCCGGCACTACCGCGACGGCCGCACCGGCGGGGTCGCCGAACGGGTCCACGCCCGGGTCCCGGCCCTGGACCTGTACCGCCGCAACGGTCTGCAGCACCTGCCCTTCACGACGCTCTACCAGCTCGTGGCCGAGGGGCGGCTGCTGGAGCTGACCGACCGGCTGCTGCTCCTGCCGGACCTGTTCGGCCACTGGCTGGCCGACGTACGGGGCGCCGAGGCGACCAACGCCTCGACGACCGGGATGGCCGACGTCCGCACGGGCCGCTGGGCGCCCGACCTCGTCGAGCTCGCCGGGATCCGTCCCGCGCTGCTGCCGGACGTGCACGACCCCGGCACCGTCCTGGGTGGCCTGCGGCGCGAGGTCCTGGACGACTCCGGTCTCGGGGCGGGCACGCGGCTCGTGGCGGTCGGGTCGCACGACACCGCCTCGGCCGTGGTCGCCGTCCCGGCCCAGGACGAGGCGTTCGCCTACGTCGCGTGCGGCACGTGGGGCCTGGTCGGCGTGGAGCTGGAGGAGCCGGTCCTGTCGGCGGACTCCTTCGCCGCGAACTTCACCAACGAGCGCGGCGTGGACGACCGCATCCGGTACCTGCGCAACGTCATGGGCCTGTGGGTCCTGCAGCAGTGCGTCGCGGAGTGGGAGGCCGAACCCGGCCAGCACGGCCCCGTCGACCTCGGTGCCCTGCTCGCGGCGGCCGGTGAGGTCCCGGCCGGTGGACCGCTCGTCGACGTCGACGACCCCCGGCTGCTGCCCCCGGGCCCGATGGCCGACCGGGTCCGCACCCTCGTGGAGGAGTCCGGCCGCCGCCCCCCGGCCGAGCGCGCGGAGGTCGTGCGGTGCGTGCTGGAGAGCCTGGCCGCCGCCTTCGCCCGCTCGGTGGCCGACGCGGTCCGGCTGTCCGGGCGCGACGTGCGCGTCGTCCACCTCGTCGGCGGCGGGGCCCGCAACGGCCTGCTGTGCCGGCTCACGGCCGACGCCTGCGGCCTGCCCGTGGTCGCCGGTCCCGTGGAGGCCACGGCCCTGGGCAACGTCCTCGTCCAGGCACGCGCGGCCGGCGACCTGCCGGGGTCGCTGGAGACGCTGCGCGCCCTCGTGCGGCACACTGCCGACCTGGTCACGATCGCACCGCGCACCAGCCCCGAACCGCAGCACACGTAG